The genomic window GATCGACTCATGGTCCTGACGGTTCTCTGGTTCATTCTGGTGGGTGCCGTCATCGGTGCCCTGGCCCGTCTGATCGTGCCGGGCCGCAACCCCATCGGCATCCTGCTGACGATCCTCATCGGCATCGTCGGCGCGGTCCTCGGCGGCGTGGTCGCGCACGCGCTCGGCGCCGGATCGGTGATCGCGTTCGTGTTCTCGGTGGTGATCGCGGCGCTCGGGGTCGCGGGCATGACGTCCGCGCGCGGCGGCCGGATCGGCCGTTCGCACTAGCCCACGGCAGGCTTGAGGCCCCCGTCGTCCCCCGCGACGGGGGCCTCGCCGCGTCCGGGCACGAGCCCCCCGCAACTCCGCCGCG from Actinomadura rubteroloni includes these protein-coding regions:
- a CDS encoding GlsB/YeaQ/YmgE family stress response membrane protein, giving the protein MVLTVLWFILVGAVIGALARLIVPGRNPIGILLTILIGIVGAVLGGVVAHALGAGSVIAFVFSVVIAALGVAGMTSARGGRIGRSH